A region of the Ignavibacteria bacterium genome:
AAGTAATCATAAAAAATTAAATTTATTAAGATCAGCGATTCAATCAGAATTGAAGTTACATCAAAGAAAGGTAGCTTGAATTGAAATGGCCTCTCTTAATATTTTCAACTAAGTTTGACTAATTACCCTTCAAAGTTACTTATTTGAAAGCCGATATATTAGAATATCTTTAGTTAAGAAAATTTGTTAATTTTTAACTAAATTCATGTAAAAACAATGAGATTTATTAGAGTCATATTCATTCTCTCATTTTCAATTGTTTTCTTTCAACGAATATTCGCCCAGCATAATCCTGGATCAGATTGCTTTTCGTGTCACTCAAACTTCAAGCTTGGTGGTACAATATTCGGAGATACTTTGGGAATTTCCATTGCTTCGGGAATTCCGATTTCTTTAGTAAAATCCGATGGAAACACAATAACGCTTGATAATTCAAACTCAAACGGGAATATATACTCACTCACAACTCAGGATGGACTCTATCAGATTAAAATAGGGAACTATCTCAGCCGAACGTGGCATAAACTTCCTGAACTGAAAAGCTGCAACACATGTCACATTACAGGTGGTAATGGTTCTGTTACTCGAACAAAATTATTTCCAAAATTGCATACGGCAATTCCGTCCGATAACAATTGCAGAGGATGCCATCATTTCCCGGCAAGCATGAATTTAACTCAACTTAGAACTCCAAGTGTTTTGATCTCAGCTCATTCGGCATCTACTGTGCAAACTTCTCAAGTTAGAATTCTAAGTAATAATTTTTCATTCTATCCAAACCAATATTCAATAACTACAGTTCGTCCTGATATTTTCGATTCAAGTTACTATTCAATGTTCGATGTAATTCTTGCAGTTGCACGGAAAAATAATATTCCGATTGAATACTACTTTGACGATAGCTGCAAAACTCATTTCATCACAAAAATTAATAATGTTAGTGGAAACTATTGGTATCATTTTTCTTACGATGCCGGAAGCGGAAACTCAGGTGAAATTCAATTTAAACGAGCAAACAGATGGGATGAAGCTCTTTGGCGCCCTGGAGTTTGGATTCAAGTAGTACAAGGTGAAAATTTAGCAGAAATCAGAAAAGAATATATTGAAGAAATTCAAAGAGAAAATTCACAAGGGCATTTGATTCCATCTGTCAGGTTCGCAATTAATCCAAGCAACTATAAAGGCAATCCGCCTGAATCTCATCGAATTACTGTTTCAAAAGAATTTAGAAATGTTTTAGTTACTCCGCACAACTGGAGGACAAAAGAATTCCCATCGCCATATTCAAAACCTTTTAAATCCGGAGTTGTAACTTCTCTCGATATTCCATTGAGTTTGATGGATCAAGGTTTGTTAAATGCTGTTACGGGAGTTTTCTATAATTATTTTGCGCAGAATTATATCGATAGCTATTATTTGGTCGAATTAGGTTTTCCAGGAATTGGAACCGTTCACTCGTCAGGCAGGCAAGGAATAGTTTACATTACTGAAAATGGTTCGTTCAATACTTTGCCGAATGGTGCTGATAACAAACTTCACATGACTTGTGACATTAATGTGATTCATGCACCGGATTTTTCATATTGGCGATGGATAGAACTTGGAAATCCTTATTATGAAAATCAAGAACCAACAAAGATTGAAGAAGAATTGATAAACGAGGATTATAATTCAATCAGTCGTGGATTTAATTTATATCCTCCATATCCTAATCCGTTCAACGGTCAGGTAAATATTAGTTTTAATATTTTTCATCCCGGAGATGTTAATATTTCAATTTATAATTTGCTTGGAGAAAAAATCACAACTTTACTTGAAAAAACTGTTGAAAATATCGGAATACAGAAATTAGAATGGATTCCGGATAACATTCCGAGCGGAATGTATATTATAGCGATGAAATATAATAACAATACTCAAGAACGAAACTTAGTTTATCTTAAATAAATAAGTGAAGAAAATGAAATTCTTAACATCATTTATGATTTTGCTGATCGCAGTAAAAATATTTTCGCAAACAAATTTTCCAAACATCAACCAAGAAATTTCTAAAGGGAATTTCACGATTGCAGCAAAATTAATCGATGAAACAATTCAAAAAGGAAATTTACCAAAAACTGAAATTCTCAATCTGGAATTTCAGAAAGAAGTTATGGATAGAATCAGAAAAGATTTTCAAGGTACGCGCGAAGAAGTAATTCAATTTATAAAAAAATATTATCCTGATGTAAATGATAACATGATTAGCAAATGGGAAGCTGACGGTTCGCTTGAATTCAAAATAATAGACGGAAAAAAATTTTATTTCAATAACGCCGATGCAAATCTTTTTAGAATAAATAAAATTGCAAAGAATCAGAAAAAGAAAATTGACGGCGATAAACCCGATGCTCTCGATGAATATTTAAAAGAATATCTCCCGAAAGTTTTTGAAGAAGTTGAAAAAGGAAATAGCCGATTGGTAAAACCAGTTAACCTAAAATTAAATTATACAGTTACGGTAAAACCTGATGTCGTTCCCGAAGGTGAGGTAATAAGATGCTGGTTGCCGTTTCCTCGTGAGATTGGAAGACAGAAATCAATAAAACTTCTTTCAGTAAACAGTAAAGAATATGTTGTTGCTGATAATAAAAATCTTCAAAGAACAATTTACATAGAAAAAACTGCGGAGAAAGGTGTGCCGACTGTTTTTAATTTTGTGGTTTCGTATACAGCCTTCAGTGATATGTATAAGATTGACCCAAAATTAATTCAACCATATCTGAAAGATTCAGACACTTATAAAAAATTTACATCAGAAAGATTTCCTCACATAGCATTCACCAGCGAAATAAAAAATCTATCGAAGCAAATTGTTAACGATGAGAAAAATCCGTTTCTTAAGGCAAAAAAAATTTTCACATGGATTGATGAAAACATTCCTTGGGCAAGTGCGAGAGAATATTCTACTATAGAGAATATTTCGGATTATTGTCTTAAAAACATGCATGGCGACTGTGGAATAAAAACCCTTCTGTTTATGACTTTGTGTAGATACAATGGAATTCCAACAAAGTGGCAAAGCGGATGGATGCTTCATCCTCCCGAAGTAAATTTACACGATTGGTGCGAAGCATACTTCGAAGGTTATGGTTGGATTCCGGTTGATCAATTATTTAAATGCTGTCACCGACCAGTCGGTGACAGCAGCAATGTAATCATTTTAATGACACGACTCGTTTTTATATCCACATAAAATATTTCTCGCGTTGGATAGCTTTTTTTTGTTGAAAAAAATTCTCTATAATGAAGTATCAGTG
Encoded here:
- a CDS encoding T9SS type A sorting domain-containing protein produces the protein MRFIRVIFILSFSIVFFQRIFAQHNPGSDCFSCHSNFKLGGTIFGDTLGISIASGIPISLVKSDGNTITLDNSNSNGNIYSLTTQDGLYQIKIGNYLSRTWHKLPELKSCNTCHITGGNGSVTRTKLFPKLHTAIPSDNNCRGCHHFPASMNLTQLRTPSVLISAHSASTVQTSQVRILSNNFSFYPNQYSITTVRPDIFDSSYYSMFDVILAVARKNNIPIEYYFDDSCKTHFITKINNVSGNYWYHFSYDAGSGNSGEIQFKRANRWDEALWRPGVWIQVVQGENLAEIRKEYIEEIQRENSQGHLIPSVRFAINPSNYKGNPPESHRITVSKEFRNVLVTPHNWRTKEFPSPYSKPFKSGVVTSLDIPLSLMDQGLLNAVTGVFYNYFAQNYIDSYYLVELGFPGIGTVHSSGRQGIVYITENGSFNTLPNGADNKLHMTCDINVIHAPDFSYWRWIELGNPYYENQEPTKIEEELINEDYNSISRGFNLYPPYPNPFNGQVNISFNIFHPGDVNISIYNLLGEKITTLLEKTVENIGIQKLEWIPDNIPSGMYIIAMKYNNNTQERNLVYLK
- a CDS encoding transglutaminase domain-containing protein, with product MKFLTSFMILLIAVKIFSQTNFPNINQEISKGNFTIAAKLIDETIQKGNLPKTEILNLEFQKEVMDRIRKDFQGTREEVIQFIKKYYPDVNDNMISKWEADGSLEFKIIDGKKFYFNNADANLFRINKIAKNQKKKIDGDKPDALDEYLKEYLPKVFEEVEKGNSRLVKPVNLKLNYTVTVKPDVVPEGEVIRCWLPFPREIGRQKSIKLLSVNSKEYVVADNKNLQRTIYIEKTAEKGVPTVFNFVVSYTAFSDMYKIDPKLIQPYLKDSDTYKKFTSERFPHIAFTSEIKNLSKQIVNDEKNPFLKAKKIFTWIDENIPWASAREYSTIENISDYCLKNMHGDCGIKTLLFMTLCRYNGIPTKWQSGWMLHPPEVNLHDWCEAYFEGYGWIPVDQLFKCCHRPVGDSSNVIILMTRLVFIST